In the genome of Candidatus Zixiibacteriota bacterium, the window TCCGTACCTCGGCTGGATCACATGAGCGATTCCTCGTGCTGGAGGTATTTGGCCGCTACGCCGGTTTTACAGCCATGCTGCCAACAATGGCCGGAGCAGCCAACCGGTGTGTCATTCCTGAGCACAAGTTTGATATTGAGCGATTGACCGAACTGCTCACCTATGACCGCCGTGAGAATCCGAGCAAGTATTCGGTGGTGCTGGTGTCGGAGGGAGCTATGTTTCAAGGCGGCGAAATGGTTTATAAGGACATGGCCAAAGATGCCTACGGACATGCTAAATTGGGTGGAATTGGAGACATAGTATCATCCAAACTGACCGAATTGTCACCCAGTTTCAACCATGGGAAGCCAATCAGGACTATCACACAGAAGCTGGGCTACCTTGTGCGAGGAGGCGACCCCGACGCTATCGACTCTATTGTTCCTATGGCCTACGGCAACCTGGCTTTGGACCTGACACTCAAAGGAGTTCACGGTCGGTTGGTGGTCCTGAAAAACGGCCGCTACGACAATGTCCCTATTGACGTAGTCACCAGCACTAAGAAATTTGTCAACATTGAGAAGCACTACAACATGGAACGGCTACGCCCCCAGTACAAGAGTTTCGAGATGCTGCCGCAGTTCATTATGACGAGCGATTAACAGTAGCTACCCACCTCAGTTTCCAGCCAAATGTGGGGCAGGTTTCTCTTTCGGCTGTGTTCCGCACCCTGTCCATGGCCAAGTGGTCCCCCCAGCCTAGAAAAAAACCACTTTCCCCACCAGATACGCTTGATCTTTTGGTCAAAGAGTGTCTATTGGCCGCTTATGTGGACCGTAAATGTGGGTAGGTTTGTCCTCTACGCCCCTTTCAGCCCCGTCGCGGGTCATCTTTCTGAAAATAACCTACGGGAGAATACGCAATGGAATCTGTAGAGCTTTGGCTAATCTGCATCTCAGCTTTCACGATGGTTTTCGCCCTGCTTTCGGTACTTGCCATCATCATGCGAATCATCACCGCTGTATTCCCTCAGAAGGCACTCGGGATCGACGCCACAATGGTGGCAATCGTTACTTCGGCTGTCTCATCCGCTTTCCCAGGTACAAAAGTAACTGAGATAGAGGAGACGAAATGATTTTCACTAAGAAGCCTAAGAAAATTCGGGTGATGTTCACCCCGTTTCGGGATGGCCTGCAAAGTTCCTTCGGAGGCAAGGTTCGTCTCCAGGATATCCTGCCGGCTATGGTGGACTCGACCAAAGAAGTTGGTATTCGCCATTTCGAGTTCGGTGGCGGGGCACTAATAACCGAATTGGACGGTCTCTTACCAAGTATCAGGTTCATCGTCCCTGCCTGCTGCCACGCCGCCTGACAAGTGAACACACTCCGAAGGACTCCGAGCAAATCGAGTTTCGGCAGGTCAACTTGGGGGACCCCATTCTCGTGTTGTGGCGCAAGGACTTCCGTCGCAATGTGACTGTATCCTAGCCGTCTCATCGGATCTGCTTCAGGAGCAAGTCTGTCTTCGATCAAGTGTGTCTTCAGCCTGGAAACGATAGAGTTTGTGGGCTCTCCGTGACTGTTGCTTGTTCTGGATCGTCGTGTCAACCAGGCGCAACGGTCGATCCGGTGCCGCGCCATTTGACCAACACGTTTCTGTCCGCGTGCTGAACATCAGTGTTTTGCAGACACAATCCTCAGGTGGGCTCCAGGGGAGGGTATTCGAGCCACAACCCTCCCCCCGGTGGCAGCAATGACATCCAAGCGTGAGTTGACGGGTCTCATTGCCGGTTTCGCCCCCGCTGCAGAAGGTCAGCTCCACTCCGTCAATAATAAGTTGCCATCGCATGGACTTCTATGTACATTGGGCCGATGATTCTGAAGGATCGTCTCACGATATTGCGAGACGCGGAAAACAGTTAGTCCGATTTATAGAAAAGGTGATCAACATGTTAGAACTGAAAAAAGGCGACGACATTCTGTCGGTCGTCGGCGGTATCAAGTCCATTGAAGAAGCTAATGCTCTTTTCGAGAAGACTCTGAATGCGGAGACCCTCTCCAAGCTGTCCAAGATCAAGAACGAGGAGGCCCGACTGAAGGTCGCCAATGCGATCGCTATGTGCCAGCCTAAGGATGTCTTTATTCACACCGGTTCCGAAGCGGATTCCCAGTGGGTCCGCGAATACTCTCTGAAGAAGGGCGAAGAAAGGGCTTTGGCAATCAAAGGTCATACC includes:
- a CDS encoding 6-phosphofructokinase; this translates as MTNIKSKRGVIGILTGGGDVPGLNPAIRAITIRAIREGFQVIGIRRGWAGLVDLVRDKDVDNSNCFRILSEEIVNKAGRTGGTFLHSSRTHPGHVGLENIPEHLKDNYASKMNDLTPEVLKNLDFLGIDYLMPIGGDDTLSYAVRLYQEGVKIVAMPKTMDNDVPGTDYCIGFSTCVTRTIQMTNSLRTSAGSHERFLVLEVFGRYAGFTAMLPTMAGAANRCVIPEHKFDIERLTELLTYDRRENPSKYSVVLVSEGAMFQGGEMVYKDMAKDAYGHAKLGGIGDIVSSKLTELSPSFNHGKPIRTITQKLGYLVRGGDPDAIDSIVPMAYGNLALDLTLKGVHGRLVVLKNGRYDNVPIDVVTSTKKFVNIEKHYNMERLRPQYKSFEMLPQFIMTSD